A genome region from Myroides fluvii includes the following:
- a CDS encoding sigma-70 family RNA polymerase sigma factor, which translates to MNTAKDKWINTHYNLHWDVLYQYSYNILRDQTLASDVVQDVFISIWDNFDSLTIDNSKAYLITAVKNKSLYYLKKVPFNTIQLESVYHVLTEHELLTNEEESLFKEQLLQLIYNKAQEVLPTRCLEIFNLRFYSHQNYKEIASKLSISESTVENQISKALKTLKSTLPYTLDFYFLLLYLFPTSDYYQIVM; encoded by the coding sequence ATGAATACAGCAAAAGACAAATGGATTAACACCCATTACAATTTACATTGGGACGTTTTATACCAATATTCGTATAATATACTAAGAGATCAGACCTTGGCTTCGGATGTGGTTCAAGATGTTTTTATTTCCATTTGGGACAACTTTGATAGCTTAACTATTGACAATAGCAAGGCGTACTTAATCACAGCGGTAAAAAACAAAAGCCTCTATTACCTCAAGAAAGTTCCATTCAATACTATACAACTCGAATCGGTTTATCACGTATTGACAGAACACGAATTACTAACGAATGAGGAAGAAAGTTTATTCAAAGAGCAATTGTTGCAATTGATTTACAATAAAGCTCAAGAAGTATTGCCTACACGATGTTTAGAGATTTTCAACCTTCGCTTCTACAGTCATCAGAATTACAAGGAAATCGCCTCTAAACTATCCATTTCAGAAAGCACGGTTGAGAATCAAATATCCAAGGCATTGAAAACCTTAAAATCAACCTTGCCTTATACCTTAGATTTTTATTTCTTACTACTCTACCTCTTCCCTACTTCTGATTATTACCAAATTGTAATGTAA
- the ffh gene encoding signal recognition particle protein has product MFDNLSDKLDKAFHILKGHGKITEVNVADTLKEVRRALLDADVNFKIAKDFTSKVKDKALGQDVLTTLQPGQLMIKIVKDELTELMGGEAAGINLSGTPSVILMSGLQGSGKTTFSGKLANFLQTKKNKKPLLVACDVYRPAAINQLHVVGEQLGVEVYSEEGNNNPVQIAENAIKHAKANGFNVVIVDTAGRLAVDEEMMTEIANIHKAITPHETLFVVDSMTGQDAVNTAKAFNDRLNFDGVILTKLDGDTRGGAAISIKSVVNKPIKFIGTGEKMDAIDIFYPDRMADRILGMGDVISLVERAQAQYDEEEARKIQKKIAKNEFGFDDFLSQIQQVKKMGSMKDLVGMLPGVGKALKDVEIEDDAFKHIEAIIHSMTPKERATPSVLDAKRKQRIAKGSGTDIQQVNQLLKQFDQMSKMMKMMQGAKGKNLMRMMGQMKGMQ; this is encoded by the coding sequence ATGTTTGATAATTTAAGCGATAAATTAGATAAAGCCTTTCATATTCTTAAGGGACATGGTAAAATTACTGAGGTAAACGTTGCAGATACCTTAAAAGAGGTGCGTAGAGCCCTTTTGGATGCCGACGTTAACTTTAAGATTGCCAAGGATTTTACGAGTAAAGTAAAAGATAAAGCCCTAGGACAAGATGTATTGACTACGCTTCAACCCGGCCAATTAATGATTAAGATCGTAAAAGACGAACTTACAGAATTAATGGGAGGAGAAGCTGCTGGAATCAACTTATCTGGAACTCCTTCTGTAATTTTAATGTCTGGTTTACAAGGATCGGGTAAAACCACCTTTTCTGGTAAATTGGCCAACTTCTTACAAACAAAAAAGAATAAAAAACCTTTATTAGTAGCGTGTGACGTATACCGTCCTGCGGCTATTAATCAGTTACACGTTGTTGGAGAACAATTGGGTGTTGAGGTATATTCTGAAGAAGGAAATAATAATCCGGTTCAAATTGCTGAAAATGCAATCAAGCATGCAAAAGCAAATGGATTCAACGTAGTTATCGTCGATACGGCAGGTCGTTTGGCTGTGGACGAGGAGATGATGACTGAAATTGCCAATATTCACAAAGCAATTACACCACACGAAACCTTATTCGTTGTGGATTCCATGACGGGACAAGATGCCGTAAATACAGCAAAAGCATTTAACGATCGTTTGAATTTTGACGGGGTAATCCTAACGAAATTAGACGGGGATACACGAGGTGGAGCTGCCATTTCAATTAAATCAGTCGTAAACAAACCAATTAAATTTATTGGTACAGGAGAGAAAATGGATGCAATAGACATTTTCTACCCGGATCGTATGGCGGATCGTATCTTAGGGATGGGAGACGTTATTTCCTTAGTTGAGCGTGCACAAGCACAATACGACGAAGAAGAAGCGCGTAAAATCCAAAAGAAAATTGCGAAAAACGAGTTCGGATTTGACGATTTCTTGTCGCAAATTCAACAAGTGAAAAAAATGGGTAGCATGAAAGACTTAGTAGGCATGTTACCAGGAGTTGGAAAAGCGTTGAAAGACGTAGAAATCGAAGATGACGCCTTCAAGCACATCGAAGCGATTATCCACTCGATGACACCCAAAGAAAGAGCTACACCTTCAGTCTTAGACGCAAAACGAAAACAGCGAATTGCCAAAGGATCTGGAACGGATATTCAACAGGTAAATCAATTGTTGAAACAGTTCGATCAAATGAGTAAAATGATGAAGATGATGCAAGGAGCGAAAGGAAAGAATTTGATGCGCATGATGGGACAAATGAAAGGAATGCAATAA
- a CDS encoding bifunctional 5,10-methylenetetrahydrofolate dehydrogenase/5,10-methenyltetrahydrofolate cyclohydrolase, producing the protein MQLLDGKKVSEDIKNEIAVEVQQMKARGEKVPHLAAVLVGSNGASLTYVGSKVKSCEQIGFESTLVALPEETTEAELLAKIKELNADPAIDGYIVQLPLPKHIDEQKILMAVDADKDVDGFHPTNFGKMALEMETFLPATPYGIMELLERYKVETAGKNVVVIGRSHIVGRPMSILLSRKGYPGDATVTLTHSRTKDIAAITREADIIISALGVPYFLKADMVKDGVTVVDVGITRVPDANAPRGYVIAGDVDFDEVSKKAAFITPVPGGVGPMTIAMLLKNTLLARSRRAKKGE; encoded by the coding sequence ATGCAACTACTAGACGGAAAAAAGGTATCGGAAGATATCAAGAATGAAATCGCTGTGGAGGTTCAACAAATGAAAGCTCGCGGTGAAAAAGTACCTCATTTAGCAGCAGTGCTTGTGGGAAGCAACGGAGCAAGTTTAACTTACGTAGGAAGTAAGGTAAAATCATGTGAGCAAATTGGATTTGAATCTACTTTGGTTGCTTTACCTGAAGAAACAACAGAAGCTGAATTATTGGCAAAAATCAAAGAATTGAACGCTGATCCTGCGATTGATGGGTATATCGTTCAATTGCCATTACCGAAACACATTGACGAACAAAAAATCTTAATGGCTGTAGATGCAGATAAAGATGTCGATGGATTTCACCCCACCAACTTTGGTAAAATGGCCTTAGAAATGGAAACATTTTTACCCGCTACACCTTACGGAATTATGGAATTACTTGAGCGTTACAAAGTGGAAACCGCAGGTAAAAACGTAGTGGTAATCGGTCGTTCACATATTGTAGGACGTCCAATGAGTATCCTATTGAGCAGAAAAGGATACCCTGGAGATGCAACAGTAACTTTAACACACAGTCGTACCAAAGATATCGCCGCTATTACAAGAGAAGCAGATATCATTATCTCGGCTTTAGGTGTACCTTATTTCTTAAAAGCAGATATGGTAAAAGACGGAGTAACGGTAGTTGACGTGGGAATCACACGCGTACCAGATGCAAACGCTCCAAGAGGATATGTAATCGCTGGAGATGTGGATTTTGATGAGGTAAGCAAAAAAGCAGCGTTCATCACTCCAGTACCAGGCGGAGTTGGTCCAATGACCATTGCCATGTTATTGAAAAATACACTTTTAGCTCGTTCAAGAAGAGCGAAAAAAGGAGAATAA
- a CDS encoding FecR family protein, with product MEKKFKTILEQYLQDSASTQEKEAVESFAQKMNEEGIPLVEVQQNTSLKNNVYRSILAHTSAKKRRKKKKQNTLILGSLFFFIALGTLGYYTLTDSSQTYTSTGDRQIITLADQSQVTLFPGSELIVSKAYNQTDRQVQLKGKAFFAISKNKQLAFTVLTADLETSVLGTSFLVEEDLTRTSIAVHTGKVKVQTKAHTDYVILQPQESARFENHKLQKYNAQQDRMSSWNSSLNMLNASFAHWKASIEGEFDILIQSESKAIQRIKITGDYRNSNLQDILDSFCFINNLRYSQQNNLITINEANTHD from the coding sequence ATGGAGAAAAAGTTCAAAACTATTTTAGAACAATACCTACAGGATTCAGCCTCTACTCAGGAAAAAGAGGCCGTCGAATCTTTTGCACAAAAAATGAATGAGGAAGGTATTCCACTAGTGGAAGTCCAGCAAAACACCTCTCTAAAAAACAACGTTTATCGCTCTATTCTCGCCCATACTTCAGCAAAGAAAAGACGAAAAAAAAAGAAACAAAACACCTTGATCCTAGGTAGTTTATTCTTTTTCATTGCACTCGGCACCTTAGGGTACTATACGTTAACTGACTCTTCTCAAACCTATACCTCAACAGGTGATCGCCAAATCATCACCCTAGCAGATCAATCTCAAGTTACGTTATTTCCCGGTAGTGAATTAATCGTTTCTAAGGCGTATAACCAAACGGATCGTCAAGTTCAGCTGAAGGGAAAGGCTTTTTTTGCTATCAGCAAAAACAAACAACTTGCTTTTACGGTTCTCACTGCTGATTTGGAAACGTCTGTTTTGGGTACTTCTTTTCTTGTTGAGGAAGATTTAACTAGGACCTCCATTGCCGTGCACACTGGAAAAGTAAAAGTGCAAACGAAAGCGCATACAGACTATGTTATTCTTCAACCCCAAGAATCGGCGCGTTTTGAAAATCACAAGCTTCAAAAATACAATGCGCAGCAGGATCGAATGTCTTCTTGGAATTCCTCGCTAAACATGTTGAATGCTTCTTTTGCGCATTGGAAAGCCAGTATTGAAGGCGAATTTGACATCCTTATCCAATCTGAAAGCAAAGCGATACAACGCATCAAAATAACAGGAGATTACCGCAATAGTAATTTACAAGATATCCTCGATAGCTTTTGCTTTATCAACAATTTACGCTATAGCCAACAAAACAATTTAATAACTATAAACGAAGCAAACACACATGATTAA